The following are encoded in a window of Solibacillus sp. FSL R7-0668 genomic DNA:
- a CDS encoding acyl-CoA dehydrogenase family protein → MNFEYTAEQTLLRQTVRQFVDAEIMPNIAQWDAQGGFDQGIWKRLAELGLMGVCVPEKYGGAGMDYNSLAIVCEELERGDTAFRTAVSVHIGLNSMTLMQWGTEAQKQKYLTPQAKGEKIGAFGLTEPGAGSDVAAMSSYAKREGDYYILNGQKTWISLCDVADHFIVFAYTNKEKRHYGISAFIVERDWVGFSSKAIKGKYGIRAGNTGELFFEDVKIPAENLLGEEGEGFKIAMSALDNGRFTVAAGAVGLMQACIEASVKYCKERETFGKPIGEHQLVGQMLAKMEAGYEMSRLLVYRVGELKNAGVRNTRETSLAKWQACDFANKAADDAMQIHGAYGYSDDYPVARYLRNSKAPVIYEGTREIHTIMQADYVLGKREDKKLRCMLPSWPFE, encoded by the coding sequence ATGAACTTCGAATATACAGCAGAACAAACGCTTTTACGACAAACCGTACGCCAATTTGTGGATGCCGAAATCATGCCAAATATTGCGCAGTGGGATGCACAGGGCGGCTTTGATCAAGGGATTTGGAAGCGTTTAGCGGAACTAGGGTTGATGGGGGTATGTGTACCTGAAAAGTACGGCGGTGCAGGGATGGATTACAACTCACTGGCGATTGTATGTGAGGAGCTAGAGCGTGGGGATACGGCGTTTCGTACAGCGGTTTCTGTGCATATTGGGCTAAATAGTATGACGCTCATGCAATGGGGGACAGAGGCACAAAAGCAAAAGTATTTAACACCTCAGGCAAAGGGAGAAAAAATCGGTGCGTTTGGGTTAACAGAGCCAGGAGCGGGTTCGGATGTGGCGGCCATGAGCTCCTATGCAAAGCGTGAAGGGGATTACTACATTTTAAATGGTCAAAAAACGTGGATTTCACTTTGCGACGTAGCGGACCATTTCATTGTTTTTGCTTATACGAATAAAGAAAAACGACATTATGGGATTTCAGCCTTTATCGTTGAACGTGACTGGGTAGGCTTTAGCTCGAAGGCCATTAAAGGGAAGTACGGAATTCGTGCGGGCAATACAGGTGAATTATTTTTCGAGGATGTAAAAATTCCTGCCGAAAACTTGCTCGGTGAAGAAGGAGAGGGCTTTAAAATTGCGATGTCAGCGCTGGATAATGGACGATTTACGGTAGCTGCAGGCGCGGTGGGCTTAATGCAGGCGTGTATTGAGGCAAGTGTGAAATATTGTAAGGAACGCGAAACCTTTGGCAAGCCGATTGGAGAACACCAGCTTGTAGGGCAAATGCTCGCAAAGATGGAAGCCGGCTACGAAATGAGCCGTTTACTTGTATACCGCGTTGGCGAGCTAAAAAATGCAGGTGTACGCAACACGCGCGAAACATCGCTTGCAAAATGGCAGGCCTGTGATTTTGCGAACAAGGCAGCAGATGATGCGATGCAAATTCATGGGGCATATGGCTATTCCGATGATTATCCAGTGGCACGCTATTTGCGTAACTCAAAAGCGCCGGTGATTTATGAAGGGACGCGTGAAATTCATACGATTATGCAGGCGGATTATGTGCTAGGAAAGCGTGAAGATAAAAAGCTGCGCTGTATGCTACCAAGCTGGCCATTTGAATAA